One genomic segment of Pseudomonas sp. RU47 includes these proteins:
- a CDS encoding DUF1145 domain-containing protein, translating to MKVFWGLGRLLTLLFCCVVLANQLVPFVHPLHLLVNLAGGLLLLIHLLEVLLCNRSLKGRPHPWRDRGRILLFGVFHLQSIPAPAAPEASSHA from the coding sequence ATGAAAGTGTTCTGGGGGCTGGGGCGGTTGTTGACCCTGCTGTTCTGCTGCGTGGTGCTGGCCAATCAGCTGGTGCCGTTCGTACATCCGCTGCATCTGCTGGTCAATCTGGCTGGCGGCCTGCTGTTGCTGATTCATCTACTCGAAGTGCTGCTGTGCAATCGCAGCCTCAAAGGTCGTCCGCACCCTTGGCGTGACCGTGGCCGCATCCTGCTGTTCGGCGTATTCCACTTGCAATCCATCCCGGCCCCGGCCGCTCCGGAGGCTTCTTCCCATGCGTAA
- a CDS encoding glutathione binding-like protein: MIDLYYWTTPNGHKISLFLEEAGLPYNVHPINISQGEQFQPHFLKIAPNNRIPAIVDHEPADGGEPLSLFESGAILLYLAEKTGKFLPTDLRGRQTALQWLFWQMGGLGPMAGQNHHFSQFAPEKIPYAIKRYIDETARLYGVLNKQLADNEFVAGSEYSIADMAIYPWIVSHKWQSQNLEDFPHVLRWFNHIKDRPATVKAYALVQKINPPKS, translated from the coding sequence ATGATCGACCTGTATTACTGGACCACCCCCAACGGCCACAAGATTTCCCTGTTCCTCGAAGAAGCCGGCCTGCCGTACAACGTGCACCCGATCAACATCAGTCAGGGTGAGCAGTTCCAGCCACATTTTCTGAAGATCGCCCCGAACAACCGCATTCCGGCCATCGTTGACCATGAACCGGCCGATGGCGGTGAACCGCTGTCGCTGTTCGAGTCCGGGGCAATCCTGTTGTATCTGGCGGAGAAGACCGGGAAGTTTTTGCCCACAGACCTGCGCGGTCGGCAAACGGCGTTGCAATGGCTGTTCTGGCAAATGGGTGGCCTGGGGCCGATGGCCGGGCAGAATCATCACTTCAGCCAGTTCGCTCCGGAGAAAATTCCTTACGCGATCAAGCGCTACATCGACGAGACCGCACGTTTGTATGGCGTGTTGAACAAGCAACTGGCTGATAACGAATTCGTCGCCGGCAGCGAATACAGCATTGCCGACATGGCGATTTATCCGTGGATCGTTTCACACAAATGGCAGAGCCAGAACCTGGAAGACTTCCCGCATGTACTGCGCTGGTTCAACCACATCAAGGATCGCCCGGCGACCGTGAAGGCCTACGCCTTGGTGCAGAAAATCAATCCACCCAAATCCTGA
- a CDS encoding ligase-associated DNA damage response exonuclease codes for MDLVIARPEGLYCPAGDFYIDPWRPVERSVITHAHGDHARTGNQHYLASSASEGILRARLGQDINLQTLAYGQRLTHHGVTLSFHPAGHVLGSAQVRLEYGGEVWVASGDYKIEPDGTCAPFEPVRCHTFITESTFGLPIYRWQPQAQVFSEINQWWAANIAAGKASVLFCYSFGKAQRILHGIDASLGPILSHGAVEPLNRVYREAGVYLPPTIYAGDVKKSDPIMRQALVIAPPSAGGSTWMRRFGEFSDAFASGWMRLRGTRRRRGVDRGFVLSDHADWPGLLWAIEQTGAERVMVTHGSIGVLVRHLREKGLDAQGFNTEYGDDEEENIATEPTIVEMPA; via the coding sequence ATGGACCTTGTTATCGCCCGTCCCGAAGGTCTTTATTGCCCTGCCGGGGATTTCTACATTGATCCGTGGCGCCCCGTCGAGCGCTCGGTCATTACCCATGCCCACGGCGATCACGCGCGCACCGGCAACCAGCATTACCTCGCCAGCAGCGCCAGCGAAGGGATTCTGCGCGCGCGGCTGGGGCAGGACATCAACCTGCAAACCCTCGCCTACGGCCAGCGCCTGACGCACCACGGTGTCACCTTGAGCTTTCATCCCGCCGGCCACGTGCTCGGCTCGGCGCAGGTGCGTCTGGAATACGGCGGCGAAGTCTGGGTCGCATCGGGTGACTACAAAATCGAACCCGACGGCACCTGCGCCCCGTTCGAACCGGTGCGCTGCCACACCTTCATCACCGAATCGACCTTCGGCCTGCCGATCTACCGCTGGCAGCCACAGGCGCAGGTGTTCAGCGAGATCAATCAGTGGTGGGCAGCGAACATTGCCGCCGGCAAAGCCAGCGTGTTGTTCTGCTATTCGTTCGGCAAGGCCCAGCGGATTCTCCACGGTATCGACGCAAGCCTCGGCCCGATCCTCAGTCACGGCGCGGTCGAGCCGCTGAACCGGGTCTACCGCGAGGCTGGCGTGTACCTGCCGCCGACGATCTACGCCGGCGACGTGAAGAAAAGCGACCCGATCATGCGCCAGGCCCTGGTCATCGCCCCGCCCTCGGCGGGAGGCAGCACCTGGATGCGCCGCTTCGGTGAATTCAGCGACGCGTTTGCCAGCGGCTGGATGCGCTTGCGTGGCACGCGGCGGCGGCGCGGTGTCGATCGCGGTTTCGTGCTCTCCGATCACGCCGACTGGCCCGGTCTGTTGTGGGCCATCGAACAGACCGGCGCGGAACGGGTGATGGTCACCCACGGCTCGATTGGCGTGCTGGTGCGGCATCTGCGTGAAAAAGGCCTGGATGCCCAGGGTTTCAACACCGAATACGGCGATGACGAAGAAGAAAACATCGCCACCGAACCGACCATCGTCGAGATGCCCGCATGA
- a CDS encoding YchJ family protein has translation MSTAICPCGSGNLLDACCGHYHDGHPAPCAEALMRSRYSAYVLGLIDYLVATTLPAQQAGLNRQSISDWSAQSTWLGLDVESSEVFGGQPEHAFVTFTARWHDSQGEHSHRERSSFVQNAGRWYFIDPTVQLKLGRNDSCPCASGQKFKKCCAGYFGA, from the coding sequence ATGAGTACAGCCATTTGCCCCTGCGGCAGCGGCAATCTGCTGGATGCCTGCTGCGGTCATTATCACGATGGCCATCCTGCGCCGTGCGCCGAAGCCTTGATGCGTTCGCGCTACAGCGCCTATGTGCTGGGTTTGATCGATTACCTTGTGGCGACCACCCTGCCTGCTCAGCAAGCGGGACTGAATCGTCAGTCGATCAGCGACTGGAGCGCGCAGAGCACCTGGCTCGGCCTCGATGTCGAAAGTTCGGAAGTCTTCGGTGGCCAGCCGGAACACGCCTTCGTCACCTTCACTGCACGCTGGCACGACAGCCAGGGCGAACACAGCCACCGCGAACGCTCGTCGTTTGTGCAGAATGCCGGGCGTTGGTACTTCATTGATCCGACGGTGCAGTTGAAGCTGGGGCGCAATGACAGCTGCCCGTGCGCCAGTGGGCAGAAGTTCAAGAAGTGCTGTGCGGGGTATTTTGGCGCTTAA
- a CDS encoding cysteine hydrolase family protein gives MELQANAALIIIDQQKGILQPRLGRRNNPQAEARILDLLGHWRHSTRPVIHVQHLSREPDSVFWPEQEGVEFQQRFTPQNGEWLIQKQVPDAFCATGLEARLREAGIGQLIIVGVATNNSVESTARTAGNLGFAAWVAEDACFTFDKADYFGTLRTAEEVHGMSLGNLDGEYATVVSAKQILAAG, from the coding sequence ATGGAGCTTCAGGCCAACGCTGCACTGATCATCATCGATCAGCAAAAGGGCATCCTGCAGCCGCGTTTGGGGCGAAGGAATAATCCTCAGGCGGAAGCGCGAATCCTTGATCTGCTGGGGCATTGGCGGCATAGCACGAGGCCGGTGATTCATGTGCAGCACCTGTCGCGTGAGCCTGATTCAGTGTTCTGGCCCGAACAGGAAGGGGTGGAATTTCAGCAGCGGTTTACGCCGCAGAACGGGGAATGGCTGATTCAGAAACAGGTGCCGGATGCGTTTTGTGCCACCGGACTAGAGGCGCGGTTGCGTGAGGCGGGGATCGGGCAACTGATCATTGTCGGCGTGGCGACCAACAACTCGGTGGAGTCAACGGCGCGCACGGCGGGCAATCTGGGGTTTGCAGCTTGGGTGGCGGAGGATGCCTGTTTCACCTTCGACAAGGCCGATTATTTCGGCACGTTGCGAACGGCTGAAGAGGTGCACGGGATGTCGCTGGGGAATCTGGATGGGGAGTATGCGACGGTGGTCAGTGCGAAGCAGATTCTTGCGGCGGGCTGA
- a CDS encoding DUF6231 family protein, whose amino-acid sequence MNVAISSRTPQQALAALLDRYAPARLLLIGASEFPALSAFKVAHPDTVVAHTAPGALPAELAAQRFDLALVVDCLEHLPKREGLNLLGGIRNLNASRIAVLADLSASGWQETDFYSLALQASERFQRDDQVLTLFTYDLLDYKQVPDWLNSRFWANPENFGKYWW is encoded by the coding sequence ATGAACGTCGCCATTTCTTCCCGTACGCCGCAACAGGCGTTGGCCGCTTTGCTGGATCGCTACGCCCCGGCCCGTCTGCTGCTGATCGGCGCCAGCGAATTTCCAGCCCTGAGCGCCTTTAAAGTGGCGCACCCAGACACCGTCGTCGCCCATACGGCGCCGGGCGCATTGCCCGCCGAACTGGCCGCGCAACGTTTCGATCTGGCGCTGGTGGTCGATTGCCTGGAACACTTGCCCAAGCGCGAAGGCCTGAATCTGTTGGGCGGAATTCGTAATCTCAACGCCAGCCGCATTGCCGTGCTGGCGGATCTGTCGGCCAGCGGCTGGCAGGAAACCGACTTCTATTCGCTGGCGCTGCAGGCCAGCGAGCGCTTTCAACGCGACGATCAAGTGCTGACCCTGTTCACCTACGATCTGCTTGACTACAAACAAGTCCCCGACTGGCTCAACTCGCGGTTCTGGGCCAATCCGGAAAACTTCGGGAAATACTGGTGGTAA
- a CDS encoding penicillin acylase family protein has protein sequence MASPALTHFLPRFGVAAAVAGVLGLSGCQTWNAQDTLPPTSGVQPLKGLAQNVSVRRNAMGMPLIESNTFHDALFSLGYVHASDRINQMVTLRLLAQGRLAEMSGASMLDADRYMRAVNLKKSAGELYKASSPRLKRFFEVYARGVNAYLFRYADKLPGDLASSGYKPEYWKPEDSALIFALLNFSQSANLPEEISSLVLAQTVTSDKLAWLTPSAPDENLPLAEADKLQGLKLNGQIPGLTELSSASQQLSALNLLGTTSSNNWAIAPQRSRSGKSLLASDAHGPLAAPSLWSFVQIRAPKYQAAGVTVAGLPLVLGGFNGKVAWSMTSVLGDNQDLFLEKIRRQGSSLTYEVNGRWQPLGVRNETYFVKGQRPIREAVYETRHGALLNSAQAAAQGSGFGLALQTPSFTDDKSLDAFFDLTRAQTVERASDASREIRAIALNLVFADASNIGWQVTGRFPNRREGEGLLPSPGWEGRYDWDGYADPMLHPYDQDPAQGWLGTANQRVIPHGYGMQLSNSWAAPERGERLAELAGSGKHDSRSVIAMQYDQTTTFAAKLKKVFEAPGMKQPLKQAIDALPEADRSKAREAFTRLMAFDGKLSPTSADAAIYELFLQESMKQIFLDELGPESSPAWKAFIANGDLSYAAQADHLLGREDSPFWDDLRTPQKEDKALILARSFAAAISAGDSQLGGDHRAWQWGKLHSYAWKNSNGQTVRGPLAAGGDHTTLNTSAFAWGQDFTTTRAPSMRFIVDFGQTEPLLGQNGTGQSGNPVSPNYLNGIDAWLKGQYIGLPMQPQNFDRVYGKARLTLTPGK, from the coding sequence ATGGCCTCGCCAGCCCTTACTCATTTTCTTCCCCGGTTCGGCGTTGCCGCAGCAGTGGCCGGTGTTTTGGGCCTGTCCGGTTGCCAGACCTGGAACGCTCAGGACACCCTCCCGCCGACCTCCGGCGTGCAACCGCTCAAGGGCCTGGCGCAGAACGTGTCGGTGCGACGCAATGCCATGGGCATGCCGTTGATCGAGAGCAACACCTTTCACGACGCGCTGTTCAGCCTCGGCTATGTGCACGCCAGCGACCGCATCAATCAAATGGTCACCTTGCGCCTGCTGGCGCAGGGCCGGTTGGCGGAAATGTCCGGCGCATCGATGCTCGACGCCGACCGCTACATGCGCGCGGTCAATCTGAAGAAAAGCGCCGGCGAGCTGTACAAAGCTTCGTCGCCACGCCTCAAGCGTTTCTTCGAAGTCTATGCGCGGGGCGTCAACGCCTACCTGTTCCGCTACGCCGACAAGTTGCCGGGCGATCTCGCTTCCAGCGGCTACAAGCCTGAATACTGGAAACCGGAAGATTCGGCGCTGATTTTCGCCCTGCTGAATTTCAGCCAATCGGCCAACCTGCCGGAAGAAATATCCTCGCTGGTGCTCGCGCAAACCGTGACCAGCGACAAACTCGCCTGGCTGACGCCGTCCGCACCCGACGAGAATCTGCCACTGGCCGAGGCTGACAAGCTGCAAGGTCTCAAGCTCAACGGGCAAATCCCGGGGCTGACCGAACTGAGCAGCGCCAGCCAGCAACTGTCGGCACTGAACCTGCTGGGCACCACGTCTTCGAACAACTGGGCGATCGCCCCGCAACGCAGCCGCAGCGGCAAGAGCCTGCTGGCCAGCGACGCCCATGGGCCGCTGGCCGCACCGTCGCTGTGGAGCTTCGTGCAGATCCGCGCACCGAAATATCAGGCCGCAGGCGTCACGGTTGCCGGTTTGCCACTGGTCCTTGGCGGTTTCAACGGCAAAGTGGCGTGGAGCATGACCAGCGTGCTCGGCGACAACCAGGACCTGTTCCTGGAAAAAATCCGTCGCCAGGGCAGCAGTTTGACCTACGAGGTCAACGGCAGATGGCAGCCGCTGGGCGTGCGCAACGAAACCTACTTCGTCAAAGGCCAGCGACCGATTCGCGAAGCGGTATACGAAACCCGCCACGGCGCGTTGCTCAACAGTGCTCAGGCGGCGGCCCAAGGCAGCGGTTTCGGCTTGGCCTTGCAAACGCCGAGCTTCACCGACGACAAGTCGCTGGATGCGTTTTTTGATCTGACCCGCGCGCAAACCGTAGAACGAGCTTCGGATGCCAGCCGGGAAATCCGCGCCATTGCCCTGAATCTGGTGTTCGCCGATGCAAGCAACATTGGTTGGCAAGTCACCGGGCGCTTCCCGAATCGCCGCGAAGGTGAAGGTTTGCTGCCATCGCCGGGCTGGGAAGGTCGTTACGACTGGGACGGTTACGCCGACCCGATGCTGCATCCATACGATCAGGATCCGGCACAAGGCTGGCTCGGCACCGCCAACCAGCGCGTGATCCCGCACGGTTACGGCATGCAATTGTCGAACTCGTGGGCCGCACCGGAGCGTGGCGAACGTCTGGCGGAACTGGCCGGCAGCGGCAAGCACGACAGCCGCAGCGTGATCGCTATGCAGTACGACCAGACCACCACCTTCGCCGCCAAGCTGAAAAAAGTCTTCGAAGCACCGGGCATGAAACAACCGCTGAAACAGGCAATCGATGCCCTGCCGGAAGCGGATCGCAGCAAGGCGCGCGAGGCGTTTACCCGGTTGATGGCGTTCGACGGCAAGCTCAGCCCGACCTCGGCAGACGCGGCGATTTACGAACTGTTCCTGCAGGAAAGCATGAAGCAGATCTTCCTCGATGAGCTCGGTCCGGAATCGAGCCCTGCGTGGAAGGCGTTTATCGCCAACGGCGATTTGTCTTACGCGGCGCAGGCCGATCATCTGTTGGGGCGTGAAGACAGTCCGTTCTGGGATGACCTGCGCACGCCGCAGAAAGAGGACAAAGCGCTGATTCTCGCCCGCAGCTTCGCCGCAGCGATCAGCGCTGGCGACAGTCAGTTGGGCGGCGACCATCGCGCCTGGCAGTGGGGCAAGTTGCACAGCTATGCCTGGAAGAACAGCAATGGTCAGACCGTGCGCGGGCCGCTGGCGGCCGGTGGCGATCACACGACGCTGAACACTTCAGCGTTCGCTTGGGGGCAGGATTTCACCACCACACGTGCGCCGTCGATGCGTTTCATTGTCGACTTCGGCCAGACTGAACCGTTGCTGGGGCAGAACGGTACGGGGCAATCGGGGAATCCGGTCAGTCCCAACTACCTCAATGGCATCGATGCGTGGTTGAAGGGGCAGTACATCGGTTTGCCGATGCAGCCGCAGAACTTTGACCGGGTGTATGGCAAGGCCCGTTTGACTCTTACTCCCGGCAAATAA
- a CDS encoding OmpA family protein: protein MTVFSRSVLPVLLLGSLLTGCATHSDGTAPLNQRTWPICSVIGGLVGGGLGAIESAGWAGGGAALGILAGGLICYAQDGDEDSDGVFDRRDRCPDTPENTPVDHRGCPLPQYPVTEKVPEPAPQTEVITLSDAGNVLFDFDKSDLTPAAKAQLDTLMDKLRNADVVSIKVIGHTDSKGSDAYNQALSERRASSVAAYLLSQGLAPNKLTSEGRGESEPVADNATDEGRAQNRRVELHINR, encoded by the coding sequence ATGACTGTTTTCTCAAGGTCCGTCTTGCCGGTGCTGCTGCTAGGCAGTTTGCTCACCGGTTGCGCCACCCACAGCGATGGCACTGCACCCCTCAATCAACGTACGTGGCCGATCTGCAGCGTTATCGGCGGACTGGTCGGTGGCGGCCTCGGCGCTATCGAAAGCGCTGGCTGGGCCGGTGGCGGCGCAGCGCTGGGGATTCTTGCCGGCGGACTGATCTGTTATGCCCAGGACGGCGATGAAGACAGCGACGGTGTGTTCGACCGCCGCGACCGTTGCCCGGACACCCCGGAAAATACCCCGGTCGATCACCGTGGTTGCCCGCTGCCGCAGTACCCGGTCACGGAAAAAGTGCCGGAGCCCGCACCGCAAACTGAAGTCATCACCCTCAGCGATGCCGGCAACGTGCTGTTCGATTTCGACAAATCCGACCTGACCCCGGCGGCGAAAGCCCAGCTCGATACGCTGATGGACAAGCTGCGCAATGCCGATGTGGTGAGCATCAAGGTCATAGGTCACACCGACAGCAAAGGTTCGGATGCGTATAACCAGGCTTTGTCGGAACGGCGGGCGAGCAGTGTCGCGGCGTATCTGCTGAGTCAGGGGCTGGCGCCGAACAAGCTCACCAGCGAAGGGCGCGGAGAAAGTGAACCGGTGGCCGATAACGCAACCGATGAAGGGCGCGCGCAGAACCGTCGTGTGGAGTTGCATATCAATCGCTAG
- a CDS encoding OmpA family protein, giving the protein MSIVRTALPLILLTSVLTGCAGLQKTDWPTCAAVGGVVGAGLGATESSAWAGYGALLIGGTAAAYCWVHGDGDEDGDGVPDSRDKCPGTPKGVQVDADGCPPPAPAPVVEEAVVVKEETIVIRDVHFQFDKATLTGPDKQVLDKVATRLKQESSTAQLTVTGHTDSVGSDAYNKKLSDRRAHSVVDYLIQQGVPRASFVSVSGLGESQPVADNKTADGRAQNRRTEIKIQR; this is encoded by the coding sequence ATGAGCATAGTTCGGACAGCATTACCTTTGATTCTGCTAACCAGTGTGTTGACTGGTTGCGCAGGTTTGCAGAAAACCGACTGGCCGACCTGTGCGGCGGTCGGTGGTGTCGTCGGTGCCGGTCTCGGCGCAACCGAGAGTTCGGCGTGGGCCGGCTACGGCGCGTTGTTGATCGGTGGCACGGCAGCGGCCTATTGCTGGGTACACGGTGATGGCGACGAAGACGGCGATGGCGTGCCGGACAGTCGCGACAAGTGCCCGGGCACGCCTAAAGGCGTACAGGTCGACGCTGACGGTTGCCCTCCACCAGCGCCTGCACCCGTGGTCGAAGAAGCTGTAGTGGTCAAGGAAGAAACCATTGTTATCCGTGATGTGCACTTCCAGTTCGACAAAGCCACGCTGACCGGCCCTGACAAGCAAGTACTCGACAAGGTCGCCACCCGCCTGAAACAGGAATCCTCGACGGCGCAACTGACCGTGACCGGTCACACCGACAGCGTGGGCAGCGATGCCTACAACAAAAAACTGTCGGATCGTCGCGCGCACTCGGTGGTGGATTACCTGATCCAGCAAGGTGTGCCGCGCGCCAGCTTCGTTTCGGTGTCCGGTCTGGGTGAAAGCCAGCCAGTGGCCGACAACAAAACGGCGGATGGTCGTGCACAAAACCGTCGTACCGAAATCAAAATCCAGCGTTAA
- a CDS encoding SEC-C metal-binding domain-containing protein: MTQQPHVHGPDCNHDHDHHHEHDHGHVHGPNCGHAHQEPVRNALKDVGRNDPCPCGNGKKFKKCHGA, translated from the coding sequence ATGACCCAGCAACCTCATGTCCATGGCCCTGACTGCAACCACGATCATGACCATCATCACGAGCATGACCACGGCCATGTTCACGGCCCGAACTGCGGCCACGCCCACCAGGAACCGGTGCGCAATGCCCTGAAAGACGTCGGCCGCAATGACCCTTGCCCATGCGGCAACGGCAAGAAATTCAAGAAGTGCCACGGCGCGTGA
- a CDS encoding LEA type 2 family protein, with amino-acid sequence MLGCQRTLHFLFLMLILNLGGCASWFSDDSVDPAVHLVKVEVVRAKLLEQKFILHFRIDNPNDSDLTVRGLEYRIHLADMLLAEGEHEHWFTVGPKRSAYFKVPIRTNLWPKVKDVVKMLKNPNQQIPYRLQGEMETGLFIAHYVHLERNGVIIPADLIPEQHR; translated from the coding sequence ATGCTCGGTTGCCAGCGCACACTACATTTTCTGTTCTTGATGCTGATCCTCAATCTCGGCGGCTGCGCGTCGTGGTTCAGCGATGACAGCGTCGACCCCGCCGTGCACCTGGTAAAAGTCGAAGTGGTGCGCGCCAAGCTGCTCGAACAGAAATTCATCCTGCACTTTCGCATCGACAACCCCAACGACAGCGACCTGACCGTGCGGGGCCTCGAATACCGCATTCATCTGGCCGATATGCTGCTGGCCGAAGGCGAGCATGAACACTGGTTCACCGTCGGGCCCAAGCGCAGCGCCTATTTCAAAGTGCCGATCCGCACCAACCTCTGGCCGAAGGTAAAAGACGTGGTGAAAATGCTGAAAAATCCGAACCAGCAGATTCCCTATCGTTTGCAGGGCGAAATGGAAACCGGTTTATTCATCGCTCACTACGTGCACCTTGAGCGCAATGGCGTGATAATCCCCGCCGATTTAATTCCGGAGCAACACCGATGA